A genomic window from Etheostoma spectabile isolate EspeVRDwgs_2016 chromosome 13, UIUC_Espe_1.0, whole genome shotgun sequence includes:
- the nyap1 gene encoding neuronal tyrosine-phosphorylated phosphoinositide-3-kinase adapter 1 isoform X1 — translation MRRSTWIEGLGNKREFKVSWRRLPATYVPISSDFFYTMSSGSAQDVAVEHFLRDIERRSKRLHCAVIGCEEARPRSDMNLLYRKSRLDWRQRDQEGSKKSSNQNDPSATVGKVRDLASFRRHFRMGFMTMPASQDLSPHSCASAMAPRSQSCHAVGAGDTSLENGDYSDTQSQHGGRCPPAKPKRHPSTRLSSSSSDSRGLIDTPPPLASSHSQAKHSEKKNAMKKSDSGEIGGKKVPPLKPKRSPSTQLSFDPLPPRVPPSATSLPFQAADSQIQTRDGEDEPVYIEMVGQVFTRDSQTATPHPVTPVATTPDSDSDQSEAIYEEMKYPLQEDRESQRHLLSKHEKLKTSKHFHVTPSSSSSSSSLPRPSSSSPSYSKPKATVSISHSSPLPSSASSTPVPQVLSTSPHTPRAPTPYLLQGSKSETESNTKIPAPFPNLLQHRPPLLAFPQPAAASSGVGVQNKSTSSKMGTQTSSVTTQASTSSSTTSNVPSSLSGSKESSGGSASQQDKHSREAQLGPAPGLRARSHSTPLPPSSKSTSPFSHHHHHPHHRPSHYHHYRKPERGDSPAPIKGSSQNQATVQTQTSSTGKEGKSVSFLLKSDKGEREKDRDRDRDRDRDRDRDRDRDRDKDRDRDKDRDRERERDRGRERDRERDKDKDRDRDRDKDRDRDRDRDRDGGPYSLPMDHAPSTSQSSTSSTPTPLSSSQRPHSRPHLRSHTPHSLPAYKPPSSDSPLLWTYPSGGFRRPPAYESLRGSTQTPSLQQPSSLTGVGDGAFKSNGGSSSLQSKVGFMPWDSSGSLAADEGSYWPMQRKLSFSHGSRETEKDEGRAWNGSADALLRMDKEDLCMGSRGGHSGIPVHFSGATSRALGHSESLAGVDSSPGFRALPRVGLPLPCQTFPACRNGEVGRLGRSSSAAGVRQVGGGDVQRQSSLPAREALNQLHGLAQPQVPCSPSSPSVSRQQQQLQLHQQQLQLKQQLQQLQQQHHLQLQFQQLAQLAQGQPSVSGGTTLSATQSQRDGKLLEVIERKRCLCKEIKAHRRPDKSLCKQDSMPILPSWRRTPEPRKTGTPPCQRPQAVVWDTAI, via the exons GCGAAGCAAGCGGCTACACTGCGCTGTGATAGGCTGCGAGGAGGCGCGACCCCGCAGCGACATGAACCTGCTGTATCGTAAGAGCCGTTTGGACTGGAGGCAGAGGGACCAAGAGGGAAGTAAAAAGAG CTCCAACCAAAATGACCCCTCAGCCACTGTTGGCAAAGTCAGAGACTTGGCTTCTTTCCGCCGGCACTTCCGGATGGGTTTCATGACCATGCCGGCCTCCCAGGACCTGTCCCCTCACTCTTGTGCCTCAGCCATGGCGCCGCGCTCGCAGTCCTGTCATGCTGTAGGTGCCGGGGATACAAGTCTGGAGAACGGAGATTACTCTGACACCCAATCCCAACATGGTGGCCGTTGCCCCCCAGCCAAACCCAAACGTCACCCCAGCACGCGCCTCAGCTCCTCATCCAGTGACAGCAGAGGACTTATTGATACGCCGCCACCTCTTGCATCCTCCCACTCACAGGCCAAACACTcagagaagaaaaatg CCATGAAGAAGTCTGACTCTGGAGAGATTGGAGGAAAGAAGGTGCCTCCTTTAAAGCCCAAGAGAAGTCCCAGCACCCAGCTTTCCTTTGACCCTCTTCCTCCACGTGTGCCTCCGTCTGCCACATCCTTGCCTTTCCAGGCAGCAGACTCTCAGATTCAGACAAGAGACGGGGAGGATGAGCCGGTCTATATAGAGATGGTGGGCCAAGTGTTCACCAGAGACAGCCAAACGGCCACCCCCCACCCCGTCACCCCTGTGGCCACCACGCCTGACTCTGACTCAGACCAGAGTGAGGCCATCTATGAGGAGATGAAATACCCGCTGCAAGAGGACCGAGAGTCCCAGAGACACCTCCTTTCCAAACATGAGAAACTGAAAACCTCTAAACACTTCCATGTCACCCCGtcctcctccagcagctcctcctctctgccacgcccctcctcttcctctccttcctacTCCAAACCAAAAGCTACTGTGTCAATCTCCCATTCGTCTCCTCTGCCTTCCTCTGCATCCTCCACCCCTGTACCCCAGGTCCTCTCTACCAGTCCACACACTCCACGAGCGCCTACTCCCTACCTGCTGCAAGGAAGTAAGTCTGAGACTGAGTCCAACACAAAGATCCCAGCCCCGTTTCCCAATCTTCTACAACACCGGCCCCCACTGCTTGCCTTCCCTCAGCCAGCAGCAGCCTCCAGTGGGGTCGGGGTGCAAAACAAGTCTACTTCTTCTAAAATGGGAACTCAAACATCCAGCGTCACTACTCAAGCCAGCACCTCCTCCTCAACTACTTCGAATGTTCCCTCGTCACTGTCGGGCTCCAAGGAGTCATCAGGAGGAAGTGCATCCCAGCAGGACAAACACAGCAGAGAGGCTCAGTTAGGCCCCGCCCCCGGACTGAGAGCCAGAAGCCACTCCACACCACTGCCTCCCTCCTCCAAATCCACCTCCCCTTTCtcccatcaccaccaccacccacaccaccgTCCCTCACACTACCATCACTATCGCAAGCCAGAGAGAGGAGACTCTCCTGCTCCAATCAAGGGCAGTTCTCAAAACCAGGCCACGGTCCAGACCCAAACCTCAAGTACAGGCAAGGAAGGCAAGTCTGTTAGCTTCCTGTTGAAGTCggataaaggagagagggaaaaggaTAGGGACAGAGACCGGGACAGggatagagatagagatagggacagggacagggacagggacaaggacagggacagagacaaggatagggacagagagagagaaagggatagGGGTAGAGAAAGGGACAGGGAAAGAGACAAGGAcaaagacagggacagagataGGGATaaggacagagacagggacagggaTAGGGATAGGGATGGAGGGCCATACTCCTTACCGATGGATCACGCTCCCTCCACATCTCAAAGCAGCACCAGCTCAACCCCTACGCCATTATCTTCATCCCAGCGTCCTCATTCTCGCCCCCATCTTCGCTCTCACACTCCTCACAGCCTGCCAGCATACAAGCCTCCCTCCTCGGACAGCCCCCTTCTATGGACCTACCCCTCCGGTGGCTTCCGGAGACCGCCGGCTTACGAGAGCCTGAGAGGAAGCACTCAGACGCCGTCTCTGCAACAGCCCTCAAGTCTTACTGGTGTAGGTGATGGTGCATTCAAAAGCAACGGAGGGTCTTCGTCTCTCCAATCAAAAGTTGGGTTCATGCCCTGGGACAGCAGTGGCAGTTTAGCTGCAGATGAGGGATCTTACTGGCCCATGCAGAGGAAATTGTCCTTCAGCCATgggagcagagagacagaaa AGGACGAAGGCCGTGCGTGGAATGGCAGTGCTGATGCCCTATTAAGGATGGATAAGGAGGACCTCTGCATGGGGTCTCGAGGAGGCCACTCAGGCATCCCAGTTCACTTCAGTGGTGCCACCAGCAGGGCACTTGGTCACAGTGAGTCCTTGGCTGGTGTGGATAGCAGCCCAGGTTTCAGAGCCCTGCCCAGAGTTGGTCTGCCTCTTCCCTGCCAGACTTTCCCTGCCTGTCGCAATGGAG aagTGGGGCGGCTGGGCCGCTCCTCCTCTGCTGCTGGAGTGAGACAGGTGGGTGGAGGAGACGTCCAGAGACAGAGCAGCCTACCAGCACGAGAAGCCCTGAATCAG CTGCATGGTCTGGCCCAGCCTCAAGTGCCCTGCAGTCCCAGCAGTCCCAGTGTGTCtcggcagcagcagcaacttcagctccaccagcagcagctgcagttaaagcagcagctccagcagctccagcaacaGCACCACCTGCAGTTGCAATTCCAGCAGCTCGCCCAGCTGGCACAGGGACAGCCTTCTGTCAGCGGGGGCACCACCCTATCCGCAACGCAGAGCCAGAGAGATGGCAAGCTGCTGGAAGTCATTGAGCGTAAACGCTGCCTGTGCAAAGAGATCAAGGCCCACAGGCGCCCTGACAAAAGCCTGTGCAAGCAGGACAGCATGCCCATCCTCCCTAGCTGGAGACGGACACCTGAGCCCCGTAAGACTGGCACGCCACCCTGCCAGAGGCCACAGGCTGTCGTGTGGGACACGGCTATCTAA
- the nyap1 gene encoding neuronal tyrosine-phosphorylated phosphoinositide-3-kinase adapter 1 isoform X3 has translation MRRSTWIEGLGNKREFKVSWRRLPATYVPISSDFFYTMSSGSAQDVAVEHFLRDIERRSKRLHCAVIGCEEARPRSDMNLLYRKSRLDWRQRDQEGSKKSSNQNDPSATVGKVRDLASFRRHFRMGFMTMPASQDLSPHSCASAMAPRSQSCHAVGAGDTSLENGDYSDTQSQHGGRCPPAKPKRHPSTRLSSSSSDSRGLIDTPPPLASSHSQAKHSEKKNAMKKSDSGEIGGKKVPPLKPKRSPSTQLSFDPLPPRVPPSATSLPFQAADSQIQTRDGEDEPVYIEMVGQVFTRDSQTATPHPVTPVATTPDSDSDQSEAIYEEMKYPLQEDRESQRHLLSKHEKLKTSKHFHVTPSSSSSSSSLPRPSSSSPSYSKPKATVSISHSSPLPSSASSTPVPQVLSTSPHTPRAPTPYLLQGSKSETESNTKIPAPFPNLLQHRPPLLAFPQPAAASSGVGVQNKSTSSKMGTQTSSVTTQASTSSSTTSNVPSSLSGSKESSGGSASQQDKHSREAQLGPAPGLRARSHSTPLPPSSKSTSPFSHHHHHPHHRPSHYHHYRKPERGDSPAPIKGSSQNQATVQTQTSSTGKEGKSVSFLLKSDKGEREKDRDRDRDRDRDRDRDRDRDRDKDRDRDKDRDRERERDRGRERDRERDKDKDRDRDRDKDRDRDRDRDRDGGPYSLPMDHAPSTSQSSTSSTPTPLSSSQRPHSRPHLRSHTPHSLPAYKPPSSDSPLLWTYPSGGFRRPPAYESLRGSTQTPSLQQPSSLTGVGDGAFKSNGGSSSLQSKVGFMPWDSSGSLAADEGSYWPMQRKLSFSHGSRETEKDEGRAWNGSADALLRMDKEDLCMGSRGGHSGIPVHFSGATSRALGHSESLAGVDSSPGFRALPRVGLPLPCQTFPACRNGAAWSGPASSALQSQQSQCVSAAAATSAPPAAAAVKAAAPAAPATAPPAVAIPAARPAGTGTAFCQRGHHPIRNAEPERWQAAGSH, from the exons GCGAAGCAAGCGGCTACACTGCGCTGTGATAGGCTGCGAGGAGGCGCGACCCCGCAGCGACATGAACCTGCTGTATCGTAAGAGCCGTTTGGACTGGAGGCAGAGGGACCAAGAGGGAAGTAAAAAGAG CTCCAACCAAAATGACCCCTCAGCCACTGTTGGCAAAGTCAGAGACTTGGCTTCTTTCCGCCGGCACTTCCGGATGGGTTTCATGACCATGCCGGCCTCCCAGGACCTGTCCCCTCACTCTTGTGCCTCAGCCATGGCGCCGCGCTCGCAGTCCTGTCATGCTGTAGGTGCCGGGGATACAAGTCTGGAGAACGGAGATTACTCTGACACCCAATCCCAACATGGTGGCCGTTGCCCCCCAGCCAAACCCAAACGTCACCCCAGCACGCGCCTCAGCTCCTCATCCAGTGACAGCAGAGGACTTATTGATACGCCGCCACCTCTTGCATCCTCCCACTCACAGGCCAAACACTcagagaagaaaaatg CCATGAAGAAGTCTGACTCTGGAGAGATTGGAGGAAAGAAGGTGCCTCCTTTAAAGCCCAAGAGAAGTCCCAGCACCCAGCTTTCCTTTGACCCTCTTCCTCCACGTGTGCCTCCGTCTGCCACATCCTTGCCTTTCCAGGCAGCAGACTCTCAGATTCAGACAAGAGACGGGGAGGATGAGCCGGTCTATATAGAGATGGTGGGCCAAGTGTTCACCAGAGACAGCCAAACGGCCACCCCCCACCCCGTCACCCCTGTGGCCACCACGCCTGACTCTGACTCAGACCAGAGTGAGGCCATCTATGAGGAGATGAAATACCCGCTGCAAGAGGACCGAGAGTCCCAGAGACACCTCCTTTCCAAACATGAGAAACTGAAAACCTCTAAACACTTCCATGTCACCCCGtcctcctccagcagctcctcctctctgccacgcccctcctcttcctctccttcctacTCCAAACCAAAAGCTACTGTGTCAATCTCCCATTCGTCTCCTCTGCCTTCCTCTGCATCCTCCACCCCTGTACCCCAGGTCCTCTCTACCAGTCCACACACTCCACGAGCGCCTACTCCCTACCTGCTGCAAGGAAGTAAGTCTGAGACTGAGTCCAACACAAAGATCCCAGCCCCGTTTCCCAATCTTCTACAACACCGGCCCCCACTGCTTGCCTTCCCTCAGCCAGCAGCAGCCTCCAGTGGGGTCGGGGTGCAAAACAAGTCTACTTCTTCTAAAATGGGAACTCAAACATCCAGCGTCACTACTCAAGCCAGCACCTCCTCCTCAACTACTTCGAATGTTCCCTCGTCACTGTCGGGCTCCAAGGAGTCATCAGGAGGAAGTGCATCCCAGCAGGACAAACACAGCAGAGAGGCTCAGTTAGGCCCCGCCCCCGGACTGAGAGCCAGAAGCCACTCCACACCACTGCCTCCCTCCTCCAAATCCACCTCCCCTTTCtcccatcaccaccaccacccacaccaccgTCCCTCACACTACCATCACTATCGCAAGCCAGAGAGAGGAGACTCTCCTGCTCCAATCAAGGGCAGTTCTCAAAACCAGGCCACGGTCCAGACCCAAACCTCAAGTACAGGCAAGGAAGGCAAGTCTGTTAGCTTCCTGTTGAAGTCggataaaggagagagggaaaaggaTAGGGACAGAGACCGGGACAGggatagagatagagatagggacagggacagggacagggacaaggacagggacagagacaaggatagggacagagagagagaaagggatagGGGTAGAGAAAGGGACAGGGAAAGAGACAAGGAcaaagacagggacagagataGGGATaaggacagagacagggacagggaTAGGGATAGGGATGGAGGGCCATACTCCTTACCGATGGATCACGCTCCCTCCACATCTCAAAGCAGCACCAGCTCAACCCCTACGCCATTATCTTCATCCCAGCGTCCTCATTCTCGCCCCCATCTTCGCTCTCACACTCCTCACAGCCTGCCAGCATACAAGCCTCCCTCCTCGGACAGCCCCCTTCTATGGACCTACCCCTCCGGTGGCTTCCGGAGACCGCCGGCTTACGAGAGCCTGAGAGGAAGCACTCAGACGCCGTCTCTGCAACAGCCCTCAAGTCTTACTGGTGTAGGTGATGGTGCATTCAAAAGCAACGGAGGGTCTTCGTCTCTCCAATCAAAAGTTGGGTTCATGCCCTGGGACAGCAGTGGCAGTTTAGCTGCAGATGAGGGATCTTACTGGCCCATGCAGAGGAAATTGTCCTTCAGCCATgggagcagagagacagaaa AGGACGAAGGCCGTGCGTGGAATGGCAGTGCTGATGCCCTATTAAGGATGGATAAGGAGGACCTCTGCATGGGGTCTCGAGGAGGCCACTCAGGCATCCCAGTTCACTTCAGTGGTGCCACCAGCAGGGCACTTGGTCACAGTGAGTCCTTGGCTGGTGTGGATAGCAGCCCAGGTTTCAGAGCCCTGCCCAGAGTTGGTCTGCCTCTTCCCTGCCAGACTTTCCCTGCCTGTCGCAATGGAG CTGCATGGTCTGGCCCAGCCTCAAGTGCCCTGCAGTCCCAGCAGTCCCAGTGTGTCtcggcagcagcagcaacttcagctccaccagcagcagctgcagttaaagcagcagctccagcagctccagcaacaGCACCACCTGCAGTTGCAATTCCAGCAGCTCGCCCAGCTGGCACAGGGACAGCCTTCTGTCAGCGGGGGCACCACCCTATCCGCAACGCAGAGCCAGAGAGATGGCAAGCTGCTGGAAGTCATTGA
- the nyap1 gene encoding neuronal tyrosine-phosphorylated phosphoinositide-3-kinase adapter 1 isoform X2, whose protein sequence is MSSGSAQDVAVEHFLRDIERRSKRLHCAVIGCEEARPRSDMNLLYRKSRLDWRQRDQEGSKKSSNQNDPSATVGKVRDLASFRRHFRMGFMTMPASQDLSPHSCASAMAPRSQSCHAVGAGDTSLENGDYSDTQSQHGGRCPPAKPKRHPSTRLSSSSSDSRGLIDTPPPLASSHSQAKHSEKKNAMKKSDSGEIGGKKVPPLKPKRSPSTQLSFDPLPPRVPPSATSLPFQAADSQIQTRDGEDEPVYIEMVGQVFTRDSQTATPHPVTPVATTPDSDSDQSEAIYEEMKYPLQEDRESQRHLLSKHEKLKTSKHFHVTPSSSSSSSSLPRPSSSSPSYSKPKATVSISHSSPLPSSASSTPVPQVLSTSPHTPRAPTPYLLQGSKSETESNTKIPAPFPNLLQHRPPLLAFPQPAAASSGVGVQNKSTSSKMGTQTSSVTTQASTSSSTTSNVPSSLSGSKESSGGSASQQDKHSREAQLGPAPGLRARSHSTPLPPSSKSTSPFSHHHHHPHHRPSHYHHYRKPERGDSPAPIKGSSQNQATVQTQTSSTGKEGKSVSFLLKSDKGEREKDRDRDRDRDRDRDRDRDRDRDKDRDRDKDRDRERERDRGRERDRERDKDKDRDRDRDKDRDRDRDRDRDGGPYSLPMDHAPSTSQSSTSSTPTPLSSSQRPHSRPHLRSHTPHSLPAYKPPSSDSPLLWTYPSGGFRRPPAYESLRGSTQTPSLQQPSSLTGVGDGAFKSNGGSSSLQSKVGFMPWDSSGSLAADEGSYWPMQRKLSFSHGSRETEKDEGRAWNGSADALLRMDKEDLCMGSRGGHSGIPVHFSGATSRALGHSESLAGVDSSPGFRALPRVGLPLPCQTFPACRNGEVGRLGRSSSAAGVRQVGGGDVQRQSSLPAREALNQLHGLAQPQVPCSPSSPSVSRQQQQLQLHQQQLQLKQQLQQLQQQHHLQLQFQQLAQLAQGQPSVSGGTTLSATQSQRDGKLLEVIERKRCLCKEIKAHRRPDKSLCKQDSMPILPSWRRTPEPRKTGTPPCQRPQAVVWDTAI, encoded by the exons GCGAAGCAAGCGGCTACACTGCGCTGTGATAGGCTGCGAGGAGGCGCGACCCCGCAGCGACATGAACCTGCTGTATCGTAAGAGCCGTTTGGACTGGAGGCAGAGGGACCAAGAGGGAAGTAAAAAGAG CTCCAACCAAAATGACCCCTCAGCCACTGTTGGCAAAGTCAGAGACTTGGCTTCTTTCCGCCGGCACTTCCGGATGGGTTTCATGACCATGCCGGCCTCCCAGGACCTGTCCCCTCACTCTTGTGCCTCAGCCATGGCGCCGCGCTCGCAGTCCTGTCATGCTGTAGGTGCCGGGGATACAAGTCTGGAGAACGGAGATTACTCTGACACCCAATCCCAACATGGTGGCCGTTGCCCCCCAGCCAAACCCAAACGTCACCCCAGCACGCGCCTCAGCTCCTCATCCAGTGACAGCAGAGGACTTATTGATACGCCGCCACCTCTTGCATCCTCCCACTCACAGGCCAAACACTcagagaagaaaaatg CCATGAAGAAGTCTGACTCTGGAGAGATTGGAGGAAAGAAGGTGCCTCCTTTAAAGCCCAAGAGAAGTCCCAGCACCCAGCTTTCCTTTGACCCTCTTCCTCCACGTGTGCCTCCGTCTGCCACATCCTTGCCTTTCCAGGCAGCAGACTCTCAGATTCAGACAAGAGACGGGGAGGATGAGCCGGTCTATATAGAGATGGTGGGCCAAGTGTTCACCAGAGACAGCCAAACGGCCACCCCCCACCCCGTCACCCCTGTGGCCACCACGCCTGACTCTGACTCAGACCAGAGTGAGGCCATCTATGAGGAGATGAAATACCCGCTGCAAGAGGACCGAGAGTCCCAGAGACACCTCCTTTCCAAACATGAGAAACTGAAAACCTCTAAACACTTCCATGTCACCCCGtcctcctccagcagctcctcctctctgccacgcccctcctcttcctctccttcctacTCCAAACCAAAAGCTACTGTGTCAATCTCCCATTCGTCTCCTCTGCCTTCCTCTGCATCCTCCACCCCTGTACCCCAGGTCCTCTCTACCAGTCCACACACTCCACGAGCGCCTACTCCCTACCTGCTGCAAGGAAGTAAGTCTGAGACTGAGTCCAACACAAAGATCCCAGCCCCGTTTCCCAATCTTCTACAACACCGGCCCCCACTGCTTGCCTTCCCTCAGCCAGCAGCAGCCTCCAGTGGGGTCGGGGTGCAAAACAAGTCTACTTCTTCTAAAATGGGAACTCAAACATCCAGCGTCACTACTCAAGCCAGCACCTCCTCCTCAACTACTTCGAATGTTCCCTCGTCACTGTCGGGCTCCAAGGAGTCATCAGGAGGAAGTGCATCCCAGCAGGACAAACACAGCAGAGAGGCTCAGTTAGGCCCCGCCCCCGGACTGAGAGCCAGAAGCCACTCCACACCACTGCCTCCCTCCTCCAAATCCACCTCCCCTTTCtcccatcaccaccaccacccacaccaccgTCCCTCACACTACCATCACTATCGCAAGCCAGAGAGAGGAGACTCTCCTGCTCCAATCAAGGGCAGTTCTCAAAACCAGGCCACGGTCCAGACCCAAACCTCAAGTACAGGCAAGGAAGGCAAGTCTGTTAGCTTCCTGTTGAAGTCggataaaggagagagggaaaaggaTAGGGACAGAGACCGGGACAGggatagagatagagatagggacagggacagggacagggacaaggacagggacagagacaaggatagggacagagagagagaaagggatagGGGTAGAGAAAGGGACAGGGAAAGAGACAAGGAcaaagacagggacagagataGGGATaaggacagagacagggacagggaTAGGGATAGGGATGGAGGGCCATACTCCTTACCGATGGATCACGCTCCCTCCACATCTCAAAGCAGCACCAGCTCAACCCCTACGCCATTATCTTCATCCCAGCGTCCTCATTCTCGCCCCCATCTTCGCTCTCACACTCCTCACAGCCTGCCAGCATACAAGCCTCCCTCCTCGGACAGCCCCCTTCTATGGACCTACCCCTCCGGTGGCTTCCGGAGACCGCCGGCTTACGAGAGCCTGAGAGGAAGCACTCAGACGCCGTCTCTGCAACAGCCCTCAAGTCTTACTGGTGTAGGTGATGGTGCATTCAAAAGCAACGGAGGGTCTTCGTCTCTCCAATCAAAAGTTGGGTTCATGCCCTGGGACAGCAGTGGCAGTTTAGCTGCAGATGAGGGATCTTACTGGCCCATGCAGAGGAAATTGTCCTTCAGCCATgggagcagagagacagaaa AGGACGAAGGCCGTGCGTGGAATGGCAGTGCTGATGCCCTATTAAGGATGGATAAGGAGGACCTCTGCATGGGGTCTCGAGGAGGCCACTCAGGCATCCCAGTTCACTTCAGTGGTGCCACCAGCAGGGCACTTGGTCACAGTGAGTCCTTGGCTGGTGTGGATAGCAGCCCAGGTTTCAGAGCCCTGCCCAGAGTTGGTCTGCCTCTTCCCTGCCAGACTTTCCCTGCCTGTCGCAATGGAG aagTGGGGCGGCTGGGCCGCTCCTCCTCTGCTGCTGGAGTGAGACAGGTGGGTGGAGGAGACGTCCAGAGACAGAGCAGCCTACCAGCACGAGAAGCCCTGAATCAG CTGCATGGTCTGGCCCAGCCTCAAGTGCCCTGCAGTCCCAGCAGTCCCAGTGTGTCtcggcagcagcagcaacttcagctccaccagcagcagctgcagttaaagcagcagctccagcagctccagcaacaGCACCACCTGCAGTTGCAATTCCAGCAGCTCGCCCAGCTGGCACAGGGACAGCCTTCTGTCAGCGGGGGCACCACCCTATCCGCAACGCAGAGCCAGAGAGATGGCAAGCTGCTGGAAGTCATTGAGCGTAAACGCTGCCTGTGCAAAGAGATCAAGGCCCACAGGCGCCCTGACAAAAGCCTGTGCAAGCAGGACAGCATGCCCATCCTCCCTAGCTGGAGACGGACACCTGAGCCCCGTAAGACTGGCACGCCACCCTGCCAGAGGCCACAGGCTGTCGTGTGGGACACGGCTATCTAA